A single region of the Anguilla rostrata isolate EN2019 chromosome 11, ASM1855537v3, whole genome shotgun sequence genome encodes:
- the kcna2b gene encoding potassium voltage-gated channel subfamily A member 2b has product MTVATGDPVDEAAAHPGQPQDTYDPEADHECCERVVINISGLRFETQLKTLSQFPETLLGDPKKRMRYFDPLRNEYFFDRNRPSFDAILYYYQSGGRLRRPVNVTLDIFSEEIRFYELGEEAIEIFREDEGFIKEEERPLPENEFQRQVWLLFEYPESSGPARIIAIISVMVILISIVSFCLETLPVFRNDEEEMHKAYQTSSNSTSTYQSTYFTDPFFILETLCIIWFSFEFLVRFFACPSKAGFFVNIMNIIDIVAIIPYFITLGTELAEKAEDGQQGQQAMSLAILRVIRLVRVFRIFKLSRHSKGLQILGQTLKASMRELGLLIFFLFIGVILFSSAVYFAEADEPESQFFSIPDAFWWAVVSMTTVGYGDMVPTTIGGKIVGSLCAIAGVLTIALPVPVIVSNFNYFYHRETEGEEQAQYLQVTSVPKIDSTEDLKKSRSGSTMSKSDYMEIQEAVNNSNEDFREENLKTANCTLANTNYVNITKMLTDV; this is encoded by the coding sequence atGACGGTGGCCACCGGGGACCCGGTGGACGAGGCGGCGGCACACCCCGGCCAGCCCCAGGACACCTACGACCCCGAGGCCGACCACGAGTGCTGCGAGAGGGTGGTCATCAACATCTCGGGCCTGCGCTTCGAGACGCAGCTCAAGACCCTGTCCCAGTTCCCCGAGACCCTGCTGGGGGACCCCAAAAAGCGGATGCGCTACTTCGATCCGCTGAGGAACGAGTACTTCTTCGACAGGAACCGCCCCAGCTTCGACGCCATCCTCTACTACTACCAGTCAGGCGGGAGGCTGCGGCGGCCGGTCAACGTGACCTTGGACATTTTCTCGGAGGAGATACGGTTCTACGAGCTGGGGGAAGAGGCTATCGAAATCTTTCGGGAGGACGAGGGCTTCAtcaaggaggaggagaggccgCTGCCCGAGAACGAGTTTCagaggcaggtgtggctgctctTTGAGTACCCCGAGAGCTCAGGACCCGCCAGGATTATCGCCATCATATCTGTGATGGTCATCCTCATCTCCATCGTCAGCTTCTGCCTGGAGACCCTGCCCGTCTTCCGCAACGACGAGGAAGAGATGCACAAAGCCTACCAGACCTCCTCCAACAGCACCTCCACCTACCAGTCCACCTACTTCACCGACCCCTTCTTCATCCTGGAGACCCTCTGCATCATCTGGTTCTCCTTTGAGTTCCTGGTGCGCTTTTTTGCCTGCCCCAGCAAGGCGGGTTTCTTCGTCAACATCATGAACATCATTGACATTGTGGCCATCATCCCGTACTTCATCACCCTGGGCACCGAGCTGGCGGAGAAGGCGGAGGACGGCCAGCAAGGGCAGCAGGCCATGTCCCTGGCCATTCTCAGAGTCATCCGGCTGGTGCGCGTATTCCGGATCTTCAAGTTGTCCCGGCACTCCAAGGGACTTCAGATCCTGGGCCAGACACTGAAGGCCAGCATGCGGGAACTGGGGCTGctcatcttcttcctcttcatcgGAGTCATCCTCTTCTCAAGCGCCGTGTACTTCGCCGAGGCGGACGAGCCTGAATCGCAGTTCTTCAGCATCCCCGACGCCTTCTGGTGGGCGGTGGTCTCCATGACGACAGTCGGTTATGGGGACATGGTACCCACCACCATCGGCGGCAAGATTGTGGGGTCCCTCTGCGCCATTGCCGGAGTGCTGACCATCGCCCTTCCCGTGCCCGTCATAGTGTCCAACTTCAACTACTTCTACCACCGCGAGACGGAGGGCGAGGAGCAGGCCCAGTACCTCCAGGTCACCAGCGTCCCCAAGATCGACTCCACCGAGGACCTGAAGAAGAGCCGCAGCGGCTCCACCATGAGCAAGTCCGATTACATGGAGATCCAGGAGGCGGTGAACAACAGCAACGAGGACTTCCGGGAGGAGAACCTCAAGACGGCCAACTGCACACTGGCTAACACCAACTATGTCAACATCACCAAGATGCTCACGGATGTATAA